The following coding sequences are from one Gossypium hirsutum isolate 1008001.06 chromosome A12, Gossypium_hirsutum_v2.1, whole genome shotgun sequence window:
- the LOC121211397 gene encoding uncharacterized protein has translation MSDRPERTEQEEANSRVQTSEQGTSSDIPISMMRERELKNIIYGVMNQWYKEMIQERSQAQPPSPPTAPPVVHPVALPPPSIIETSKRSPIEKLRKFGAEEFRGRSDDDPVKAEYWLQSLVRIFKQIACSSEDYLRCAVSLLKEEAYNWWETVEAVVPAEKLTWEFFQNEFKKKYVGKRYLDKKKREFLDLQQGNKSSLFCQTVLKSSKKYITEKCNEIGKIKSHFKRGASKSFSDLPVKKSREEISQTTSVPGRLGRGRSRQYDFRVFDRPATSQQKDEVDQKKIQRTTPQISRCSGQSSAIGATRSGIREPVSQSENRAPARTYAIRAREEATAPDVIADIFYLYDVTVYALIDPGSTHSYICNMLASEKKLSVESTNYDIQATNPLGQSVMTGEMISAEFGNMKDNVRIISAFSAQKLIRKGNEAFLAYILDTRDSESKLKQLPVVNEFADVFPKELPGLPPYREVEFEIDVILGIAPISELQQWVDFPDSQQAHLRHQSIRVPKFYHFAMPLP, from the exons ATGTCAGATAGACCTGAACGCACTGAACAGGAGGAAGCTAACAGTAGAGTGCAGACTTCTGAACAAGGAACAAGTAGTGATATTCCAATTTCTATGATGCGAGAGCGAgaacttaaaaatattatttatggagttatgaatcagtggtataagGAGATGATACAAGAAAGAAGTCAGGCTCAACCACCTTCTCCCCCTACTGCACCACCTGTGGTACATCCGGTTGCTCTTCCACCTCCTTCAATAATTGAAACTAGTAAACGTTCTCCGATTGAAAAGCTTAGGAAGTTTGGAGCTGAGGAATTTCGAGGGAGATCAGATGATGACCCTGTAAAAGCTGAGTATTGGCTACAGAGTTTGGTAAGAATTTTTAAACAGATAGCTTGTTCTTCGGAGGATTATCTACGATGTGCTGTCTCATTGTTAAAAGAAGAAGCATATAACTGGTGGGAAACTGTGGAAGCTGTAGTACCTGCAGAGAAacttacttgggaatttttccagaacgagtttaaaaagaaatatgtgggGAAAAGATATCTagacaagaaaaagagagaatttcttgatctACAGCAGGGAAATAA GAGTTCGTTGTTCTGTCAGACCGTGCTCAAAAGCTCGAAGAAGTATATAACAGAAAAATGCAACGAGATCGGAAAAATAAAGAGTCATTTTAAAAGAGGTGCTTCTAAGTCATTTTCAGATTTGCCagtgaagaaatctagagaagaaattaGTCAAACTACATCCGTTCCGGGAAGATTGGGTAGAGGTAGATCAAGACAATATGATTTCAGGGTATTTGATAGACCTGCAACAAGT CAGCAAAAAGATGAAGTGGATCAGAAAAAGATACAGAGAACCACTCCCCAAATAAGTAGATGTTCGGGCCAGAGTAGTGCTATAGGGGCTACCCGTTCGGGTATAAGAGAACCAGTTAGTCAATCAGAGAATAGAGCACCAGCACGTACCTATGCCATTCGAGCAAGGGAAGAGGCTACGGCTCCTGATGTAATTGCTGATATTTTCTACCTTTATGATGTTACTGTTTATGCATTAAtagaccctgggtctactcattcatatatttgcaataTGCTAGCATCTGAAAAGAAATTATCTGTTGAGTCCACTAATTATGATATACAAGCTACTAATCCATTAGGTCAAAGTGTGATG ACAGGAGAAATGATTTCGGCTGAGTTCggaaatatgaaagataatgTCCGAATTATTTCAGCCTTTTCAGCTCAGAAGCTAATACGGAAGGGTAATGAAGCATTTTTAGCTTATATTCTTGATACTCGGGATTCTGAATCAAAGTTGAAACAGTTGCCAGTTGTTAATGAATTTGCTGATGTGTTTCCTAAGGAATTGCCAGGTTTACCACCATATCGCGAAGTTGAGTTTGAGATTGATGTGATCCTGGGAATAGCTCCAATATCC gaacttcaacagTGGGTTGACTTTCCTGATTCTCAGCAGGCTcatcttcgacatcaatcaatccGGGTTCCAAAGttttaccacttcgcaatgccactgCCTTAA